From the Flavobacterium gyeonganense genome, the window AAACCCAATTGCTCCTCGTCAGGTAATGGTGAGCTTAAAATACAAACTATAGCCTAAAATCAGGTTTTAACTTTACTAAAACTTTTTCTGCCTCTTTCAATTTGAAAAGCAGAAAAAGTTTTTCTTTTTTAATGTATCCCTCCCTCCTATTTAAATAATACAATCCATTCAAAAATATCTTTTGCATAACTCGGTATTAAAGGTATTTTTGCAGAAAGTTCTTTCAATTATTATAAACCTTTAATTTAATAAAAAATGCCTAGTCCTGTTTCAGAATGCCTTTACTGTCAAAATAACGAAACCTTACACAAGTTAATGATAAAAGTTGCCGATTTAAAAGTATCCCAGCTTTTCCTTTTTAAAGAACAGTCCTACACAGGCCGCTTAAATGTAGTGTATAAAGATCATGCTGTTGAATTTTATGAATTGAGCGATGAGCAACGTAATTTATTCATGGAAGATGTCGCAACAACTGCAAAAGCTATTGCGAAGACTTTTAATCCTGATAAAATCAATTACGGTGCTTTTAGTGACACCTTATCTCACTTACACATACACATTGTTCCTAAATACAAAGACGGTTACGGATTTGGAAGTGTTTTTGAAATGAACCCACAAAAAACTTATTTATCTGATGCTGAATATAATGTTGTTATAGATAAAATTAAAGCGAATTTGTAATTTCTACAAAACAGTCAAACTTTTAATGCAAAAAAATGTAACGATTCGCAATTTTCATAAAGAAATTATCAAGGCTTTAGAAAAAATCAAAATCAAATAATATTAAATAAAGATACTATGTTAACCAGACTTACAATTTTATTATTTTTTATTTTAACTTCATCAATTAATGCACAAATTTATACCCCAAGCGGTACAATACAAGGCTCTTCGTGGAATAATGACATTGGAATAGGAACAAATAATCCTACTGCTAAACTACATATCAATAACGGAGATAATTCATATGGAGCTATTCTTGCAAATGCAAATGAATTTCCTTTTTCATTGTACACAAAGACATTTAATACAGTTCCTTATTTAGAATCTTTTAGGATAGGATTAAAATATCTGGAAAATGAAAATAATGGTTTTATCTCTTTTTATAGAGGAGGTAGTGTATCAGGAGGTTTTTTAGGATTTTCAACTGATGGAATAGAGAGAATTCGTATTTCTGATATTGGAAATGTTGGTATCGGTACAAGTTCACCAATAGGTAAATTACAAATAGATTACGATCCAGTTTCACAAGTTGGGATATTACTAAACAATAACACAGGGTCTACTGTTGGTTCGGGAAATATTCAATTTGCTGATAATGGTACACTCAAATGGAATTTAACTACAAATGCAAGTAATGATTTCTTTCTATATAATCAAGATGGCCCAGGACAAGGGGCAAATTTATTTATTAAAAAGTCAAATGGAAATGTTGGTATTGGAACAACAAATCCAACAAAAAAATTAGAAATATACAGCAACGCAAATACTACATTAAAAATAGCCAATGGAAATCCTGCAGCATTTCCGACCGAAATACATCTGGGAGGAAACCCTGATTTTACAAAATCAGCTATAATATCTGCTCCAAATGCTGCAGGATGGTATCGACAGGATTTGTTTTTTTGTCTGGCAAATGGAAATGACACTTCATCAGTTGGACTTTCAGATGCTGCAATGGTGATTAAAAGCTACAATGCAGGGAAATTTGGAAATGTAGGCATTGGTACAATAGCTCCAGATGAAAAACTTACTGTAAAAGGAAAAATACATGCAGAAGAGGTAAAAATTGATTTATCAGTCCCTGCGCCGGATTATGTGTTTAGAGATGATTATAAGCTTAAAACTTTACAGGAAGTTGAAGATTACATCAAAAAGAATAGTCATTTGCCTGAAATTCCATCGGCCAAGGAAATTGAAAAAAATGGCTTAATGCTGGCAGAAATGAATATGAGTTTGTTGAAAAAATTGAGGAACTGACACTTTATTCAATTGAGCAAAATAAAAAAATTGAAGCCCAATCAAAAGAAATTGAAACTTTAAAAGATTTGGTGCTGCGCGTAGCAAAAATTGAAAACGACCTAGCGAAAAAATAATTACCTAATATAATAAATATGCTGCCTAATCATTTAGTTATTTAGGCAGCATTTTCTTTTAAATAACCCCCATCTTTTGCATTAAAAAAGTAGCACTTTTATTTTTACAGATTCCGCTTCGAAGTTTGTAATCAAAGTGCAAATCATTGTCTTTTATTTCGACTTCAAAACACTGATTAGTCAAAATTTCAGGATATTCATTTGTGGTCAGACAAACTTCGATATCGTGCGTTGCAATGGCACCAATGGCATTTTTAGCAATGACCTTTTTAACTACTTCAATTGTTCCGTTTCGTTTGTCATCTGAGTTGGTTCCTCTTAAAATTTCATCCAATAGAACAAAAGCCGGTTTTTCTTCTAATGCATCCATAATTTGTTTTAAACGCTTTATTTCAGCAAAAAAATAGGACTCACTATCTGCTAAAGAATCTGACAATCGCATCGAAACTAAAACTGGAAGTGGGTGAATTTTTGCTTCTGAAGCACAGACAACTGATCCTATTCCTCCTAAAACCATATTCACACCAAGACTTCTTAAAAAAGTACTTTTTCCGGACATATTGGACCCCGTTAAAATCATAAACGATTCCGGATAAAAATGCGTGTCATTCCCTACTCTGCTCACCGGATTTAATAACGGATGACTCAGATTTTTAAATCCGATTTTATACTCCGAATTGATTTCAGGAAAAACAAAATCAGGATTATTATACGCCAGATTAGCAAGACTACTCAAAGATTCGAACTCCCCGATTACATCAATCCATTTTTCAAGCTGGTCAGCATAATCGTATTTCCACTTCAAAAGAGCTCTTAGCACATGAAGATTGAATAAAAAACTTCCGTTAAAAAGAGTAGCAGTCACAAGGTTGCTAATTGTATCCATACGGGAAAACAATTCTGAAAGCTGTTTTAAATGTAAACTGGCTGATGTATTTTTAAAGATTAGCTGGTTTTGCAAATCAATTAATTTTTCAGACTCAAATTTTTCCAGTTCAATCTTCTCAACCAAAAGACCATATTGTTTGATGATTTTATCGATATTATCTGCTTTGGCGATTTCAGACTGAATACGTTTTGTTACCCTTCCTAAAACAATCAGATTCGCAATAAATATATAAGTCACATAGGAGAGCAGAATCGTTTTTGAAGTAATAAAATAAGCTGTAAGGAAACCTAAAAACAACGTTGGCAAAACAATTGATAATACATCCAAAACTTTAGGTAACGAATTATTTCTAAATGATTTCCAATGCATTAATGAATCATAACAATCTTTATTGTCATGACTGACAATTCCCAGTGCATTAAATTCCTGACGCCAGTCTGTTTTTGAAGCAAGTTCTTTTATTGCCTTCTGATTTTGAAGTATAACTTCATTAGAATTCAATTTCAAGAATTGATTTGCTAATGTTTTTTTCCCTATAAAAGTTGCCGTTCTGTTTAAATTCTGAAATAATGAATGTTCTCCAAAGATATCCAGATCGTAGGCATAAGGATGATGAAAATCATTGAACTCAAAACCATTTTCAAAAGGAAGTTTTTCTCTTTTCAGGAAAGAAATTTCGTTTTCATTGATTTTTAAAAGTGCCGTTAAAAGTTTTTTCTGAAAGGATAAACGCCAATGAATTCGCATTAAAAAAAGAAAACCAGCAAAAAACAATAACGCACCAATTAAGTATATAACTTCATCTTTTTTGATGTAATAAAACATCAGAAACAAAAAAATAAAAATACTTAAAAGCCTTAGAAGACTGATGGTGTTAAACTTTTTGCTGGTTTTGTTTAATAAATCTGTATAGTGGGAAAACCTGTTTTTATAATAGTCCATTTTTTCAATTTTGCTGAACCACAAATATAGGTTTTACGACTTCAAAGTTTGATTTAATTTCAATGTAAATTAGTCATTATGCATTATTAAAACCGGAATAGAAACTTCTTTTGTTATTTTTTTACTAAAGCTGGAGGTAAAAAGACTTTCAAAAAAAGATCTTTTATGTGTAATAGTTGTCAAAACGTCAACATCTTTGTACAGCACAAAGTCAAGTATAGTCTCTTTAACATCATCACTTGGCAATACTAAAAATTCTACATTTTCATTGGCAAACTCAACCTCCCACTCTTTAATGGTTTCGGGAGCCACATCAGATTCAGAGGTTTTAACGTACAAGCTTCGGACTTTAGCATTCGTTTTTTTAGCTATTTTCAATACCTTCCTCAATTCTTTTTTATCTTTTTCGCGATAACGGGTAGTAAATCCGATAACTTTTATTTTTTTGAATTTAGCATCTATCGGCACACATAAAACCGGAACATCCACACCTGAAATGACTGAACTAGTATTAGAGCCTGTAAAGAAGGTAGTCCAGTCAGAAATTCCGTTTGTACCCATAATAACAAAATCTGCTTTTTCCTCTTCTACAGCATTTTTTAAGTTATAAAGCAAATCACCATCCATCAAACGATGCTTGATAACAATTTCTTCTAAATTTCTTTCCATTGCAATAGTTTTCAGTTTAGGAATCTCATCCTTAAACATCTCAAAATTAGCCAGCTCTATAGAACTGTAGATAGCGGCATAATTTTCAGGAAAAAACTGGCTGTCATATACGGGAATTTCGAAGGTATGCAGTAGAACAAGTTCGGCGTTGACGACTTTGGCAAACTCTAACGCATGTACAAATGCATTTGTTGCTGCTTCAGAAAAATCGGTTGGGAATATTATCTTTTTCATTATTACATTTTTTAGGTTATGTACATAAAGTTACTAAATCGTACTTAGAAGTTACCTGATAATTATCAGTTTTACAAAAATTTAACCCTAATTGGTTATAAAAGAAAATCTAATAAATATTTAAAGTGTCTATTTAAATAAAGCATTCAAAATTCAATTTAATTAATACTTTATAAAATATAAAATACCAAATTCATAAGCCTTATAAAAACTTTGTACCTTTGCACCCTTGCAATTTACAACATGATACATCAAGATTCTATAGTCGCCCTGGCTACTCCATCCGGAGCAGGGGCTATTGCCGTAATTCGTATTTCAGGTGCTAAAGCTATTTCTATTGGAAATTCAGTTTTTAAATCTGTAAAAAATAAAGATTTAACAAAGCAAAAAACACATACGCTGCATTTAGGCCACATTGTCGATGATTCAAAAACTTTGGATGAAGTGCTCGTATCTGTTTTTAAAGGACCTAATTCATACACAGGTGAGGATACTATCGAAATATCATGTCATGGTTCAACCTATATTCAGCAGCAAATTATTCAGTTATTATTGAGAAAAGGCTGCCGAATGGCTGATGCGGGTGAGTTTACACTGAGAGCCTTCCTAAACGGAAAACTGGATTTATCGCAGGCAGAAGCCGTTGCCGATTTGATTTCGTCTGATAACGAAGCTTCTCACCAAATTGCCATGCAGCAGATGCGTGGCGGTTTTAGTAATGAAATTGCAAAATTACGAGAAGAGCTTTTGAATTTTGCATCGTTAATTGAACTGGAATTGGATTTTGCAGAAGAAGATGTTGAATTTGCTGACCGGACACAATTTAACGAATTATTAAACCGAATTGAATTTGTTTTAAAACGATTAATTGATTCATTTGCCGTTGGCAACGTTATTAAAAATGGAATTCCGGTTGCTATTGTTGGAGAACCAAACGTTGGCAAATCGACTTTATTGAATGCTTTACTAAACGAAGAGCGCGCAATTGTTTCTGATATTGCCGGAACAACCCGTGATACCATTGAAGATGAACTGGTGATTGGCGGAATCGCATTCAGATTTATCGATACTGCGGGAATTCGCGAAACAAAAGATGTTGTAGAAAGTATTGGAATCAAAAAAACATTCGAAAAAATTGATCAGGCACAGGTTGTCATTTATTTGTTTGATGGCTTGAAATTCAAATCATCCAGTTCAGAGTTTATCAATGAAATTGAACAGATTAAAAACAAATACCCTTTAAAACCTTTACTGATAGTTGTAAATAAAAAAGATATTTTATCCGAGGAGGATGCTTTAAACATTAGTTACAAACTCGAAAACTTAAATGCGAAACTTTTATTACTATCTGCAAAAAACAAAATTGGTATCGACGAATTAAAGAATGAATTATTGTCATTTGTAAACACAGGAGCATTACGTAATAATGAAACTATTATCACAAATACAAGACATTATGATTCTTTATTGAAAGCTTTGGATGAAATACAAAAAGTAAAATTTGGACTGGAAAGCAATCTTTCCAGCGACCTAATTGCACTGGATATAAAAGAAGCTTTGTACCAATTCGGGCTGATTACAGGTCAGGTCTCAAACGATGAATTACTCGGGAATATTTTCGCTAATTTCTGCATTGGAAAATAGAAAGACAAATATACAAACTAAAAAAACCTCTGCATTTTCAGTGCAGAGGTTTTTTACAAGTACCTAAAGTTAGTATTTTTACTTCACTCAAAATGAAATTTGAGCTTAACCATTTTGATATTTATTGTATTTCAAAAGCTATTGCTGTGTTAAATGGCATATTTTGAGGACATGTAATTACTAAACCTTCATCGCTTTGTGTCCATTTTAATTTGCCTTTATAGCCCAGCAACTTAACAGTCACAATTTTTTTCCCATAATTCTTTTCATTTTTAGCAAGACACTTAATTTTTATTTGACTATTCGGAGCTGGTACATTCATGCAAAAAGCATATAGTTTTTTGTTTTTACCTACTGTAAATCGGATATCCTGATTATTAAATTTGAATTCAGCCTGGTTTTGGCCTAATTTTCCTCCTGGGAGCATTTTCAATTTTCCATTAACCATTTCTCCTTCAGCAGGAATGACCCAGGCATGGCTTCCATAAACACCTTCTCCATTAATATGCATCCAGTTGCCTACTTCTTTCAGCATCTTTTGACTCTCTTCATTAATAGAACCGTCAGGCAATAGAGAAATACATATTGCAGCATTTCCATCACGTGCAATGGCTTCAATTATGTAACGAATCATCATTCCGGAATCATAGGTAAAATCCGGCGCATAAAACCAGTCTCCCACAGGAGCTTCGGCAATCCACGGCTGGTCTTTTTTAATCTCTGCCGGAATACCAAATTCCTCTGTATTTACTGTACCATTAGTTTTGTGACGAAACTTAACTATACTAAAAGTATTTACTTTTCCGCGGCGTTGCAAAGCAGTATTATAAAAATCGGCCATAACGCTCTGCATTGCATTTGCTTTTATACCTGTTCCTGTTCCATCGCCGGTAAATGGTCCCTGAACAGTTCCATCAGTATAAATAAAATCAGGATCGTAATTTTTTACAACATCCATCATTCTTAAAGCCCAATTTGTCGTATACCATTTCGCATATTCCAAATGATTACTAAAAATTCCTGCTGGTGGCGGTGACCAATCTGTATGAGCATTTTGCTCTACACCTTTGTATTCTCTTAAATCGATACCATAAAGCATTTTAGGATCATATCCTTCCCACCATTTTCCTTTACCATCGGCAAGAGTAAGATGACCATCATAAGGAATTCCTTTTTTAGCTCCCTCTTTATCACTTCCAAATGCTGTTTGCCACCACCACCATGTATACTCATGATGAAAAGTCACTCCATATCGCATTCCGGCTGCTTTACAGGCTTTTGCCCATTCACCAATCAAATCTCTCTTAGGACCAATATTTACCGAATTCCATGGCTGGTACTTAGAATTCCATAAATCGTAATTATCATGATGCACACCCTGAATCATTAAAAAACGTGCACCAGCATCTTTGTAAATTTTTGTAAGTTTTTCAGGATCCAGCTTTGTTGGATTCCAGTCACGCAAAACTTCTTTATATCCTGATTCCGAAGGATGACCATACTTTTTGATCTGGTTTTGATAAGCTACTTTATCCTTTTTATAAAGGTTACGTGCATACCAATCCCCACTTTCTCCGGCTGCTTGTGGTCCAAAATGAACCCATATTCCAAACTTTGCATCACGAAGCCAATCAGGCTCACCAGGATAATTTTTCTCTATAGATTCCCAGGTAGGCTCAAAAGGCCCTTTTGTAATGGGCAAATCTAATTTTACTTCTGGAAATGTTTCCAAATCTCCCATTGGAACACTATTAACAGCTAATGGAGTTGGTACAGCAGGTATAGGATTTTTATCCTGAGCATAAATACTCAACTGAAGTAAAAATAATATCGTGAATAAATTTTTTGTTCTCATTTTTTATTTTATTTATTATTAAATCATTTTGAAACTGAGTGTTAAAAACTTAAACTATTTATTGATAAATCATTAGAATTTACATTTTTTTAAATTACATCTTTTATCTCAATTCAGTTTTTAACCTACCTAAAAAAATCATTTCCTGTCGTTTCTGACAGGAAAAGAAAAACAATTAATTAGGATATCCGGTATTTTGAGTCAATTTAGTATTGACATTTCTTTCTGACTGAGGGATAGGCCATAATTCATTTACCCCTTTCACAAAATTTCTTTTTGATAAATTAAATAGCCTTCTTCATCAACTTTAAAGGCAGTGTAATTAGCCGGATCATTGGTTAACTTCATGCCTGTAAACTGACGATTCAATTTTTCTGCAGCGATTCCCCATCTTAAGATATCATAATAGTGAAGTCCTTCAAAGGCAAACTCTACCTCACGTTCGACTCTAATTTTCTCTCTCAATTCACTGGGATTAGTAGTTGTTATTGCCGGCATATTTACATCTGCTCTTGCTCTTACTTTGTTGATAGTTTCGTCTAACAAAGATTGGTCTATAGCTTCGCTTGCTTCTAATTTAGACTCTAAATAACTCAGTAATACTTCGGCATAACGAATAATACACCAGTTTCCTCCATAATTCATTAAATTTCCATCAAATGACGGATCCATAAATTTATTAATAGAATAACCACTCCAATCATATCTATTGAATCTATCAGGAGAGTTTGTTCCTGGTCTACTTACATAAGTTACGCCTTTAAAAACTGTTCTATCCGAAATCATAATAGTATAATCTAACCTTGGATCTCTGTTATCATAAGGATTTGCCGGATCAAACAAAGGTGATTCTTCAACACTTAAACCATCAGTACATTGATACTGTTTAACTAATTCATTGTAAGGAGAAAATTGATGCCATCCGCCATATGTTTCCGGATACAAATACTGCGTAATGACATGTCCATACACATCCTGCTGATACTGAGAAGTAAGAATAAACTCTTTGTTTACCTCATTAACAACATTAAACATTGTTCTAAAACTAGGTACTAAACTGTAGGCCTGACTATCTATAATTTTTTTATAAGTAACAGCTGCCGGACTCCATTTTTTATTCGCCATTTGTACTCGTCCTAAAATTGCCAAAGCTGCCCCGGAAGTGATACGTCCGTCTTCAGAAGTTGGTCTTATTGCAGGCAAACCAGCAGCACTTTCCTCCAACTCCTTTTCAACAAAATCCATGATTTGAGATTTTGGAGTTCTTGGAATACTATTAGCTTCTTCAACAGTTAAAACCTTGGTAGTAAATGGCACATCAGAGAAGAAAAAGGCTAAATTGAAATATTGATATGCACGAATAGTTCTCACCTCACTTTTCATAATGGCTTTTAGATTTGCATCCATTTCGATAGCATCAATCCTGGATAAAAAATTATTGCAGGTAGTAATTTTTCTGTACGTATTTGCCCAATATGATTCTACTGCCCAATAAGACGGATTTAAAGTTCCATTAGTAAATTGATCTGGAATTTTTTCTTTTTCAGAACCTAAACCTGCCATAAAATCAAGAAACATAACACCTCTTGCTGACCAAAAATCTTCTCCACTCCATGCACCATCAGTTTTATAACATCCCACCAATGCTAATTTTGCATCCTCTTCTGTTTTCCAAAAAGTAGCATCTGAAACTTTATCTAACGGGTTTTTATCAAAGAAATCATCAGAACAAGCACTATTTGACACAACTAGTGCAAATAAGCAAATCATTAGAGCCAGGCTTCTAATGTTTCTATACTGTTTAATATTAATAATCATAATTTTATATTTTTAACAAATTATTATCTCTAAAAATTTAAGTTTAGTCCTAAACTATATACACTGGTAATAGGGTAAAAAGGACTACTATTTCCTGTTGATTGGCTCATCTCAGGATCCCAACCTTCGTAAAAACTATTAAATGTAAATAGGTTCTGTCCTGTTACGTATAGTCTTAATTTTTGAATTTTTAATGCATCCAATAAAGATTTTGGAAAATTGTATCCTAGTTGTACATTCTTAATTCTTAAAAAACTGGCATTTCTATCCCAAAAAGTTGAAGGCAAAATAGTTCCACTACCTCCTGACAAACTAGTCAATTTAATATATTCAGCATTTGGATTTGGATTTTCTTCCGTCCATCTATTATCTGCTTGCCATTGTTGTACCTGACCACCATTATAAAATGCAAAAGCCTGATAAGAACCAATTTGCCTGTTAAATCCTGCTAAACCTTGTAAAAGTACTGACACATCAAACCCTTTATAGTCAACTTGTAAATTAGCTCCAAAAGCATATTTTGGAAAATAACTACCGATCACTTTTCGATCATAAGTATTATCTACTTTTCCATCTGGCACACCATTAGGTCCACTAATGTCTTTATATCTTACAAATCCCGGCTCAGCTGCATACGGCTGGGTTGGATAGGTAGCCACATCATTGGCATCAACAAATAAACCATCTGCTACATAACCATAAGTAGAATTTACTGAATGTCCTACAAATAATCCCCTGTTTATATCCTGATTTAAACCATTCCCTATGCTAGTTACTCTATTATTTGTGTAAGAAAAATTAGGAGAAATACCAAAATTAACGGCTCCTATTTTATCTTGATAATTCAATAAAATTTCAAAACCTGTATTTCTAACAGAACCTCCATTTACAGTAGGCGGTTCAAGACCTAGTACTTTCGAAACTGTTATTTCAGTCAAAATATCAGAAGTCTTTTTATCAAAATAATCAAGTACCACGCCTAATCTTCCACCAAATAAAGTAGCATCTATACCTAAATCTGTTACTGCAGTAGTTTCCCAGGTAATATTAGCGTTAGACAAGCTTGTTGTTGCGGCTCCTGAAGCAAGGTTTCCTCCGAAAGTGTAATTTTGACCTAGACTAAGAACATTTTGATACGGATAATTCCCAATGTTTTGATTCCCCAATTGTCCCCAGGATGCTCTAAATTTTAGATTTTGTATCCATCCAACATCTTTTAAGAAATTTTCTTCAGATATTTTCCATCCTGCAGAAACAGATGGAAAAAATCCCCATCTCCCATCTTTAGGAAACCTTGAAGTTCCGTCATATCGGCCATTTACTTCTAATAAATAACGATCATTATAGGAGTAATTAATTCTACCAAAATAAGATCTTAATCCCCACTCACCAGCCGAACCTGAATTTTGCATATTACTTGGCGAACCTGCATTAAG encodes:
- a CDS encoding HIT family protein, with translation MIKVADLKVSQLFLFKEQSYTGRLNVVYKDHAVEFYELSDEQRNLFMEDVATTAKAIAKTFNPDKINYGAFSDTLSHLHIHIVPKYKDGYGFGSVFEMNPQKTYLSDAEYNVVIDKIKANL
- a CDS encoding tail fiber protein; the protein is MLTRLTILLFFILTSSINAQIYTPSGTIQGSSWNNDIGIGTNNPTAKLHINNGDNSYGAILANANEFPFSLYTKTFNTVPYLESFRIGLKYLENENNGFISFYRGGSVSGGFLGFSTDGIERIRISDIGNVGIGTSSPIGKLQIDYDPVSQVGILLNNNTGSTVGSGNIQFADNGTLKWNLTTNASNDFFLYNQDGPGQGANLFIKKSNGNVGIGTTNPTKKLEIYSNANTTLKIANGNPAAFPTEIHLGGNPDFTKSAIISAPNAAGWYRQDLFFCLANGNDTSSVGLSDAAMVIKSYNAGKFGNVGIGTIAPDEKLTVKGKIHAEEVKIDLSVPAPDYVFRDDYKLKTLQEVEDYIKKNSHLPEIPSAKEIEKNGLMLAEMNMSLLKKLRN
- a CDS encoding MutS-related protein, whose protein sequence is MDYYKNRFSHYTDLLNKTSKKFNTISLLRLLSIFIFLFLMFYYIKKDEVIYLIGALLFFAGFLFLMRIHWRLSFQKKLLTALLKINENEISFLKREKLPFENGFEFNDFHHPYAYDLDIFGEHSLFQNLNRTATFIGKKTLANQFLKLNSNEVILQNQKAIKELASKTDWRQEFNALGIVSHDNKDCYDSLMHWKSFRNNSLPKVLDVLSIVLPTLFLGFLTAYFITSKTILLSYVTYIFIANLIVLGRVTKRIQSEIAKADNIDKIIKQYGLLVEKIELEKFESEKLIDLQNQLIFKNTSASLHLKQLSELFSRMDTISNLVTATLFNGSFLFNLHVLRALLKWKYDYADQLEKWIDVIGEFESLSSLANLAYNNPDFVFPEINSEYKIGFKNLSHPLLNPVSRVGNDTHFYPESFMILTGSNMSGKSTFLRSLGVNMVLGGIGSVVCASEAKIHPLPVLVSMRLSDSLADSESYFFAEIKRLKQIMDALEEKPAFVLLDEILRGTNSDDKRNGTIEVVKKVIAKNAIGAIATHDIEVCLTTNEYPEILTNQCFEVEIKDNDLHFDYKLRSGICKNKSATFLMQKMGVI
- a CDS encoding universal stress protein, encoding MKKIIFPTDFSEAATNAFVHALEFAKVVNAELVLLHTFEIPVYDSQFFPENYAAIYSSIELANFEMFKDEIPKLKTIAMERNLEEIVIKHRLMDGDLLYNLKNAVEEEKADFVIMGTNGISDWTTFFTGSNTSSVISGVDVPVLCVPIDAKFKKIKVIGFTTRYREKDKKELRKVLKIAKKTNAKVRSLYVKTSESDVAPETIKEWEVEFANENVEFLVLPSDDVKETILDFVLYKDVDVLTTITHKRSFFESLFTSSFSKKITKEVSIPVLIMHND
- the mnmE gene encoding tRNA uridine-5-carboxymethylaminomethyl(34) synthesis GTPase MnmE — encoded protein: MIHQDSIVALATPSGAGAIAVIRISGAKAISIGNSVFKSVKNKDLTKQKTHTLHLGHIVDDSKTLDEVLVSVFKGPNSYTGEDTIEISCHGSTYIQQQIIQLLLRKGCRMADAGEFTLRAFLNGKLDLSQAEAVADLISSDNEASHQIAMQQMRGGFSNEIAKLREELLNFASLIELELDFAEEDVEFADRTQFNELLNRIEFVLKRLIDSFAVGNVIKNGIPVAIVGEPNVGKSTLLNALLNEERAIVSDIAGTTRDTIEDELVIGGIAFRFIDTAGIRETKDVVESIGIKKTFEKIDQAQVVIYLFDGLKFKSSSSEFINEIEQIKNKYPLKPLLIVVNKKDILSEEDALNISYKLENLNAKLLLLSAKNKIGIDELKNELLSFVNTGALRNNETIITNTRHYDSLLKALDEIQKVKFGLESNLSSDLIALDIKEALYQFGLITGQVSNDELLGNIFANFCIGK
- a CDS encoding alpha-L-fucosidase, whose translation is MRTKNLFTILFLLQLSIYAQDKNPIPAVPTPLAVNSVPMGDLETFPEVKLDLPITKGPFEPTWESIEKNYPGEPDWLRDAKFGIWVHFGPQAAGESGDWYARNLYKKDKVAYQNQIKKYGHPSESGYKEVLRDWNPTKLDPEKLTKIYKDAGARFLMIQGVHHDNYDLWNSKYQPWNSVNIGPKRDLIGEWAKACKAAGMRYGVTFHHEYTWWWWQTAFGSDKEGAKKGIPYDGHLTLADGKGKWWEGYDPKMLYGIDLREYKGVEQNAHTDWSPPPAGIFSNHLEYAKWYTTNWALRMMDVVKNYDPDFIYTDGTVQGPFTGDGTGTGIKANAMQSVMADFYNTALQRRGKVNTFSIVKFRHKTNGTVNTEEFGIPAEIKKDQPWIAEAPVGDWFYAPDFTYDSGMMIRYIIEAIARDGNAAICISLLPDGSINEESQKMLKEVGNWMHINGEGVYGSHAWVIPAEGEMVNGKLKMLPGGKLGQNQAEFKFNNQDIRFTVGKNKKLYAFCMNVPAPNSQIKIKCLAKNEKNYGKKIVTVKLLGYKGKLKWTQSDEGLVITCPQNMPFNTAIAFEIQ
- a CDS encoding RagB/SusD family nutrient uptake outer membrane protein; translated protein: MKGVNELWPIPQSERNVNTKLTQNTGYPN
- a CDS encoding RagB/SusD family nutrient uptake outer membrane protein, which codes for MIINIKQYRNIRSLALMICLFALVVSNSACSDDFFDKNPLDKVSDATFWKTEEDAKLALVGCYKTDGAWSGEDFWSARGVMFLDFMAGLGSEKEKIPDQFTNGTLNPSYWAVESYWANTYRKITTCNNFLSRIDAIEMDANLKAIMKSEVRTIRAYQYFNLAFFFSDVPFTTKVLTVEEANSIPRTPKSQIMDFVEKELEESAAGLPAIRPTSEDGRITSGAALAILGRVQMANKKWSPAAVTYKKIIDSQAYSLVPSFRTMFNVVNEVNKEFILTSQYQQDVYGHVITQYLYPETYGGWHQFSPYNELVKQYQCTDGLSVEESPLFDPANPYDNRDPRLDYTIMISDRTVFKGVTYVSRPGTNSPDRFNRYDWSGYSINKFMDPSFDGNLMNYGGNWCIIRYAEVLLSYLESKLEASEAIDQSLLDETINKVRARADVNMPAITTTNPSELREKIRVEREVEFAFEGLHYYDILRWGIAAEKLNRQFTGMKLTNDPANYTAFKVDEEGYLIYQKEIL